From the genome of Prevotella herbatica, one region includes:
- a CDS encoding response regulator transcription factor translates to MRILLADKQDITRAGLMYIIDSMDNLEYKYIEDKAELLVALNEDQDSVVILDYTMFDINDAAELGILNQRFTMTRWIIFSEDLSLDFTKLIIATSTKFSILLKESSMQEINEAISFAINGNRFICQRMTEMLLAPNKLEEEINLTKTETEILKEIALGMTTREIAEKRISSFHTINTHRKNIFRKLGVNNVHEATKYALRAGLVDSAEYYI, encoded by the coding sequence ATGAGAATTCTGTTAGCTGACAAGCAAGATATTACACGTGCTGGACTGATGTATATTATTGATTCCATGGATAATTTGGAATACAAATATATAGAAGATAAGGCAGAGCTTTTAGTGGCGTTGAATGAAGATCAGGATAGTGTAGTAATCTTGGACTATACGATGTTTGATATCAATGATGCTGCTGAATTGGGAATTCTCAATCAGCGTTTCACGATGACACGTTGGATTATATTCAGTGAAGATCTGAGTCTTGATTTCACAAAACTAATTATTGCGACATCAACGAAATTCAGTATATTACTTAAGGAAAGTAGTATGCAAGAGATAAATGAAGCGATATCATTTGCTATTAATGGTAACCGTTTTATCTGCCAGCGAATGACAGAGATGCTGCTTGCTCCAAATAAATTGGAAGAAGAGATAAATCTTACTAAGACTGAAACTGAAATTCTTAAAGAGATTGCTTTGGGAATGACTACAAGAGAAATAGCCGAAAAGCGTATCTCTAGTTTCCATACAATTAATACCCATAGAAAAAATATATTCAGAAAATTAGGGGTGAATAATGTGCATGAAGCAACAAAGTATGCATTGAGAGCAGGACTAGTAGATTCTGCAGAATATTATATATAA
- a CDS encoding LacI family DNA-binding transcriptional regulator, translating to MKQRRTSLKDLADELGVSIATVSRALRNSHEVGDDMKRKVKELAMKLNYRPNPFAQSLRKEAPRVIGVIVPNLVTHYYAAVLDGIEDFASRAGYSVISANSHESCEMEKRAIDNFISMHVEGIIACLAQDTVDYTHFEQLYEMGIPVVFFARTCLPEKFSQVVGNGDEAAQIATCHLIETGSKRIAFVGGPNHLDMVRRRKHGYLEALRQKGLPIERDLVICDKIDFDVARQATIKLLQNENRPDAILAFNDIVTYAAFDAIKECGLSIPDDVAIIGFTDGDSAAFVTPKLSAIMDQAHVQGNKSCELLMRNINGDQTIYKEIVPMILKIRESSEKH from the coding sequence ATGAAACAGCGTAGAACTTCTTTAAAGGATCTTGCGGACGAACTTGGCGTTAGTATTGCAACAGTATCTCGTGCATTGAGGAATAGCCACGAGGTAGGAGACGATATGAAACGTAAAGTAAAGGAATTGGCTATGAAATTAAATTATCGCCCAAATCCTTTTGCGCAGAGTTTACGAAAAGAGGCTCCAAGAGTTATTGGTGTTATTGTACCTAATCTTGTTACTCATTATTATGCTGCCGTGCTCGACGGAATTGAAGACTTTGCCTCAAGAGCTGGATATTCTGTTATCAGTGCAAATAGTCATGAAAGTTGTGAAATGGAGAAAAGAGCAATTGATAACTTCATTTCAATGCATGTTGAAGGTATAATTGCATGTCTAGCACAAGACACGGTAGATTATACGCATTTTGAACAATTGTATGAAATGGGAATACCTGTTGTATTCTTTGCACGTACATGTCTTCCTGAAAAATTCTCTCAAGTTGTCGGTAATGGTGATGAGGCTGCTCAGATTGCAACTTGTCATCTCATAGAAACAGGCTCGAAGAGAATAGCTTTTGTTGGTGGCCCCAATCATCTCGATATGGTGCGCAGACGTAAACATGGGTATCTAGAGGCGCTTCGCCAAAAAGGATTGCCAATAGAAAGAGACCTAGTGATATGTGATAAAATTGATTTTGATGTAGCCAGACAAGCTACAATAAAACTTTTGCAGAATGAAAACCGTCCTGATGCAATACTTGCGTTTAATGATATTGTTACTTATGCTGCTTTTGATGCGATAAAGGAATGTGGACTTTCAATTCCAGACGATGTCGCCATTATCGGATTTACAGATGGTGATTCGGCGGCTTTTGTTACCCCAAAACTCAGTGCTATTATGGATCAGGCTCATGTGCAAGGTAATAAAAGTTGCGAATTGCTAATGAGAAATATCAATGGTGATCAAACAATTTATAAAGAAATTGTACCAATGATATTGAAAATACGTGAAAGTTCAGAAAAACATTGA
- a CDS encoding hybrid sensor histidine kinase/response regulator transcription factor, with protein sequence MKRLLTVLVILISSISCFTIKAQNNVSFHRLGTHQGLSNSQVNCVFKDSKGYIWFGTQSGLDRFDGFRFKNFFYKYGNDLSLPNNAVDRIQEDINGNLWIHTAVGYCVYMSDTENFNPGSNQLMQAMGMNGTADWVEIDSHKNMWVAVNGRGVYYNEAGKNKSFLFKQDGNRSSVLPSGMVSCITECKGGVIITFNNGILAKLSSKTRKVEWVNKSLFNLHKGVLMAHSTYVDLYGNIWVSYVGHTVVWSCKTKQWYNSVSQIIKEFGIKGVNCNNILVKDLVTDNIGRIWIATDHDGMLMLDTRNHTCESYKYDKTNSESIPDNTIQNLFLDNNGALWVGTYKNGVAFYSAEDSKFSTIYLGDVCTIVEDNSGNLWCGTNNEGIVVYNPLTGVAHHYRSGETGLGSEAVISSTIAKDGSLWFGTFNGGMTHYKDGRFTPYRATGKPNSLANDNVWALETDTNGNIVIATLGGGLQFLNTLSDKFTTYNSHNSGLLSDFILSISFDGEGNIVIGNAQSFSVLDVKTRKITKYNTTRSGHVFSASSINQILVDSRGIVWNASASGLSSYELKGDSLNEISLFPGSQSFVASSVIEDLANTIWVATDKGVSHIVLTNEDGKWNYFVTNYNEIDGLQNRQFNSRAIFLCHNGNVVVGGQDGINIIPPQKTKRSFRQSHALFAGFVLYDKSVDVGEEYNGRVILDKALRDGGSLTLNHSDDAFTILLASDNVSIPEKSKFLYRLKGFSDKWMLTADGQPAVSFTNLSSGDYKLEVKVVNRDGTQSDIVSTLDIHVNPPFYLSIWAILFYVVLVAVLLYYAKIIFLRRQKEKFMIEQVKRDAEQSKHLDEMKLNFFTNVSHELRTPITLIISPLNNMIKNETDGDNKNMLELIQRNAKRLLNMVNQILDFRKMDENQQQLNLLTGDIVEFVKNICNTFNKLVSKDITLTFYSSVGYLFMSFDDDKIGKIINNLLSNAYKFTPSGGRIDVSMRVISNNDSEGKNIDMLEMKVSDTGVGINDEEKTHVFDRFYQVNSEKGQTYGGSGIGLSLVKTFVDMHGGTVSVSDNPGGGAVFVIYLPIRHDSTQTVFRTEKLVEKSNEEVRLVLNHDENNVNNKDIPAIPVYANLAKSDVLVVDDSDDFLSFMTEVLSTDYNVRVAHNGIEALKLVAEKKPDIILSDVMMPEMDGNQLCKELKSDINTSGIPFIILTARMAQEHKIEGLENGADDYITKPFNMDLLNLKIQNLIKWHKGPRQKLIKPKIKQLEITSVDQQMVNDATKYVEDNLDNTDISVETLSADLNMSRVQLYKRLLSVTGTTPSEFIRTIRLQHAEQLLRQSQQGVSEIAYQVGFNNPRYFSKYFTEMYGVTPSQYKHKFEKDR encoded by the coding sequence ATGAAACGCTTACTAACTGTTTTAGTAATACTTATATCTAGCATCTCCTGTTTTACCATTAAAGCACAAAATAATGTTAGTTTTCATCGTTTAGGAACCCATCAAGGCTTATCAAATAGTCAAGTTAATTGTGTTTTTAAGGATTCAAAAGGTTATATCTGGTTTGGAACACAATCCGGATTAGATCGTTTTGACGGTTTCAGATTCAAAAACTTCTTTTATAAATATGGCAATGATCTTTCATTGCCCAATAATGCTGTTGACCGTATTCAGGAAGATATTAATGGAAATCTTTGGATTCACACTGCTGTTGGATATTGCGTTTATATGAGTGATACCGAAAATTTCAATCCTGGTTCCAATCAACTTATGCAGGCAATGGGAATGAATGGAACTGCTGACTGGGTGGAAATAGATTCACATAAAAACATGTGGGTGGCTGTTAATGGACGAGGTGTATACTATAATGAGGCTGGTAAAAATAAATCTTTTTTATTCAAGCAGGATGGTAATAGATCGTCTGTTTTGCCCTCTGGAATGGTGTCGTGTATCACAGAATGTAAAGGTGGTGTTATTATTACTTTTAATAATGGAATATTGGCTAAACTGTCAAGTAAAACTCGTAAAGTTGAATGGGTGAATAAAAGCCTTTTTAATTTGCATAAAGGTGTTTTGATGGCTCATAGTACTTATGTTGATTTATATGGTAATATTTGGGTTTCATACGTTGGACATACTGTTGTATGGAGTTGCAAAACAAAACAATGGTATAATTCTGTTTCGCAGATTATTAAGGAATTTGGTATTAAGGGAGTTAACTGCAATAATATCTTAGTCAAAGATCTTGTCACTGATAATATTGGTAGGATATGGATAGCTACAGACCATGACGGAATGTTAATGCTTGATACACGTAATCATACTTGTGAGTCATATAAATATGACAAAACTAATTCTGAGAGTATTCCTGATAATACAATACAAAATCTGTTTCTTGATAATAATGGTGCGTTATGGGTAGGCACATATAAGAATGGAGTAGCATTTTATTCAGCCGAAGATTCAAAATTCTCTACTATATATTTAGGTGATGTCTGCACTATAGTGGAAGATAATTCTGGTAATCTTTGGTGTGGCACAAATAATGAAGGAATTGTTGTATATAATCCTCTTACAGGTGTAGCGCATCATTATAGAAGTGGAGAAACAGGACTTGGTTCTGAAGCCGTAATAAGCAGCACCATCGCTAAGGATGGGTCTTTGTGGTTTGGTACATTCAATGGAGGAATGACTCATTATAAGGATGGTCGTTTCACTCCTTATCGTGCTACGGGAAAGCCTAATTCTCTTGCTAATGATAATGTTTGGGCTTTAGAAACTGATACTAATGGCAATATTGTTATAGCAACCCTTGGTGGGGGTTTACAGTTTTTGAATACTCTTTCAGATAAGTTTACTACTTATAACAGTCATAATTCAGGCTTACTTTCCGATTTTATATTATCTATTTCTTTTGATGGAGAGGGTAATATCGTAATAGGAAATGCACAAAGCTTTTCGGTGTTGGATGTAAAAACTCGAAAGATAACCAAATACAACACGACACGTTCCGGACATGTATTTTCAGCATCATCAATCAATCAGATATTAGTTGATTCACGTGGTATTGTATGGAATGCGTCGGCTTCAGGTCTTTCTTCTTATGAGTTAAAGGGTGATTCCCTGAATGAAATATCCCTCTTCCCTGGTTCGCAGAGTTTTGTGGCTTCTTCTGTAATAGAGGATTTAGCCAATACAATATGGGTGGCTACTGATAAGGGTGTTTCTCATATCGTATTGACAAACGAAGATGGTAAATGGAATTATTTTGTCACAAATTATAATGAAATAGATGGTTTGCAAAACAGACAGTTTAATAGTCGTGCCATTTTTCTGTGTCATAATGGTAACGTTGTGGTAGGCGGTCAGGATGGTATAAATATAATTCCACCACAAAAAACTAAAAGAAGTTTTAGGCAGTCACATGCATTGTTTGCTGGCTTTGTACTTTATGACAAATCGGTTGATGTAGGAGAGGAATACAACGGAAGAGTAATTCTGGATAAGGCATTGCGTGACGGAGGTTCTTTGACTCTAAATCATTCAGATGATGCCTTTACAATATTGCTTGCATCCGACAATGTTTCAATACCAGAAAAGAGCAAATTTCTTTATCGGTTGAAAGGATTCAGTGACAAATGGATGCTTACCGCTGACGGGCAACCTGCTGTGTCGTTTACCAATCTATCTTCAGGTGATTATAAACTTGAAGTTAAAGTCGTAAACCGTGACGGAACACAGAGTGACATAGTCAGCACACTTGACATTCATGTAAATCCGCCCTTCTATCTTTCAATATGGGCAATCCTATTTTATGTAGTGTTGGTTGCCGTGTTATTGTATTATGCTAAGATTATATTTCTTAGAAGACAAAAGGAAAAATTCATGATAGAACAAGTAAAGAGAGATGCCGAGCAGAGCAAGCACCTTGATGAAATGAAACTTAATTTCTTTACGAATGTAAGCCATGAGTTGCGTACTCCAATTACTCTCATTATTTCACCATTGAACAATATGATAAAAAATGAGACTGATGGTGATAATAAGAATATGTTGGAACTCATTCAGCGAAATGCTAAGAGGCTGCTCAATATGGTAAATCAGATATTGGATTTCCGCAAGATGGATGAAAATCAGCAGCAACTGAATTTGCTTACAGGTGATATCGTGGAATTCGTTAAAAACATTTGTAATACATTTAATAAACTAGTAAGTAAGGATATTACTCTTACATTTTATTCTTCTGTTGGTTACCTATTTATGTCTTTTGATGATGACAAAATAGGAAAGATTATAAACAATCTTCTGTCTAATGCATATAAGTTCACACCATCTGGAGGGCGTATTGATGTTTCAATGCGTGTTATTTCTAACAATGATTCAGAAGGCAAGAATATAGATATGCTTGAAATGAAGGTAAGTGATACAGGTGTAGGTATTAACGATGAAGAGAAGACACATGTCTTCGACCGTTTCTATCAGGTTAATTCAGAGAAAGGACAAACCTATGGCGGTAGTGGGATTGGTTTGAGTCTTGTTAAGACATTTGTTGATATGCATGGCGGTACTGTATCTGTTTCTGACAATCCAGGTGGAGGTGCAGTCTTTGTTATTTATCTTCCTATACGTCATGATTCTACGCAGACGGTTTTTAGGACAGAAAAGCTTGTTGAAAAAAGCAACGAAGAAGTGAGATTAGTATTGAATCATGATGAAAACAATGTCAACAATAAGGATATTCCTGCAATACCTGTATATGCGAATCTTGCTAAATCTGATGTTCTTGTCGTTGATGATTCTGATGATTTTCTATCGTTTATGACAGAGGTATTGTCGACCGATTATAATGTTAGGGTGGCTCATAATGGTATAGAGGCACTTAAACTTGTGGCTGAAAAGAAACCAGACATAATTTTATCTGATGTTATGATGCCGGAAATGGATGGTAATCAGCTTTGCAAAGAGTTGAAGTCCGATATAAATACTAGTGGTATTCCCTTTATAATTCTTACTGCTAGGATGGCGCAGGAGCATAAGATTGAAGGATTGGAAAATGGTGCTGATGATTATATCACCAAACCATTTAATATGGATTTGTTGAATCTTAAGATACAGAACCTCATTAAATGGCATAAGGGACCAAGACAGAAACTTATCAAACCTAAAATAAAGCAGCTTGAAATTACTTCTGTCGATCAGCAAATGGTTAACGATGCTACAAAGTATGTTGAGGATAACCTCGATAATACCGATATAAGTGTAGAGACGTTAAGTGCTGACCTAAATATGTCACGTGTGCAGTTATACAAACGATTGTTGTCAGTAACTGGTACAACCCCTTCAGAGTTTATCCGTACTATCAGATTGCAGCATGCAGAACAGTTATTAAGGCAAAGTCAGCAAGGGGTGAGTGAAATAGCTTATCAGGTAGGGTTTAATAATCCACGCTATTTTTCAAAGTACTTTACAGAGATGTATGGAGTCACACCTTCTCAGTATAAGCATAAGTTTGAAAAGGATAGATAA
- a CDS encoding TIM-barrel domain-containing protein → MKIAKTLLSVALFLCATSVYSAAYTQHGNFITINVKKQTAHGAKIVRLQVIDDKIIRVESTNESAFKPKQSLIIVPQNAKSNFKVIENGGNVIVSTSEIKAFVDENTGRVTFKDAKGKTILAESNIGGKTFSPFIVPEREIGVDSHLTESQKHGVSWHALFDSPADEAFYGLGQHQSEELNMKSKNEDLFQYNTKVSVPFVVSNHNYGLLWDSYSYCRFGNPDGYKQLNNLFTLYDKDGNKGALTGTYTQKDGYQIVRGEDSIYYEFALPDLAKAKAGKDLGVGCLPKGFKLNGSHVTYEGYIESPVDNLYRFILYYAGYMKVYVDGKEVVPQRWRTAWNPNSYKFTVPLRKGVKAKLLVDWYPDGDVSYCGLRAASPRSEVEQGKLSIWSEMTPDMDYYFIAGKNLDDVISGYRTLTGKAQVYPKWALGFWQSRERYKSSADIESTLSEFRKRHIPIDNIVQDWNYWKTDSWGDHTFESSRYPNPQAMLDSVHALNGRFMISVWPKFYSSVKNYKELDAHGWMYHQAVKDSIYDWLGYLGSFYDAYAPGARKMFWRQMDENLYSKYKFGIDAWWMDASEPNVRDCTPMWYRKALSGSTALGSTTEYFNAYSLVNADAIYNGQRSVNPNQRVFLLTRSGFAGEQRYSTATWSGDIGTRWEDMRAQMTAGMNYSISGLPFWGMDQGGFCVENRYVAAQQLYDKTGEENEDLKEWRELQTRWNQFGCFIPLYRTHGQWPLREVWNIAPESHPAYKTIVAYDKLRYRMMPYMYSLAGAVHFNDYTIMRPLVMDFNGDANVYDIKNQWMFGPALMACPVGVYKARSREVYLPKQRGWYDLYTNKYYAGGQTINADAPYDKIPVFVPEGSIIPFGPDMEWSDEKPAELINLYVYQGHDGEFTLYEDEGTNYNYEKGHYSTIKFTYNDKMNTLVIGDLNGNYNGMVKNRRFNIVYHRKGQTVANALDFDNISGTIVKYTGKSLSVKLE, encoded by the coding sequence ATGAAAATCGCAAAAACTTTATTATCTGTTGCCTTGTTTCTATGTGCCACTTCTGTATATTCAGCAGCATATACGCAACATGGTAACTTCATTACGATTAATGTAAAAAAACAAACTGCACATGGTGCAAAGATTGTTCGTCTGCAAGTTATTGACGACAAAATTATACGTGTTGAGTCTACAAACGAATCGGCATTCAAACCCAAGCAAAGTTTGATTATTGTACCTCAGAATGCAAAATCAAATTTTAAGGTGATAGAAAATGGTGGGAATGTCATTGTTTCCACTTCCGAAATCAAGGCTTTTGTTGATGAGAATACTGGTCGTGTTACTTTTAAAGATGCAAAAGGCAAAACTATTCTTGCAGAAAGTAACATTGGTGGAAAAACGTTTTCACCGTTTATTGTTCCAGAACGTGAAATTGGTGTAGACAGTCATCTCACCGAGTCTCAAAAGCATGGTGTATCATGGCATGCTCTTTTTGACAGTCCTGCCGATGAGGCTTTCTATGGATTGGGTCAACATCAGTCAGAGGAACTTAACATGAAGAGTAAGAATGAAGATTTGTTCCAATATAATACTAAAGTTAGTGTGCCGTTTGTTGTAAGTAACCATAATTATGGATTGCTTTGGGATAGTTATAGCTATTGCCGTTTTGGTAATCCTGATGGTTATAAACAACTTAACAACCTCTTTACCCTTTATGACAAAGATGGAAATAAAGGCGCTTTAACTGGTACATATACCCAGAAAGATGGTTATCAAATAGTTCGTGGCGAAGATAGCATATACTATGAGTTCGCACTTCCTGATTTGGCTAAAGCTAAAGCTGGGAAAGATTTAGGTGTAGGATGTCTGCCTAAAGGATTTAAACTTAATGGTTCTCATGTTACTTATGAGGGATATATTGAATCTCCTGTAGATAATCTATATCGTTTTATTTTGTATTATGCTGGGTATATGAAGGTATATGTTGACGGAAAGGAAGTTGTTCCTCAGCGTTGGCGTACAGCATGGAATCCCAATTCATATAAATTCACTGTGCCTCTTCGCAAAGGCGTTAAAGCAAAGTTGCTCGTTGATTGGTATCCTGACGGAGATGTCAGTTATTGTGGACTTCGTGCTGCCTCTCCACGTAGTGAGGTTGAACAGGGAAAGCTAAGTATATGGAGTGAGATGACTCCTGATATGGATTATTATTTTATCGCAGGCAAAAATCTCGATGATGTTATTTCTGGATACCGTACTCTTACTGGTAAGGCACAGGTTTATCCTAAATGGGCACTTGGATTCTGGCAAAGTCGTGAGCGTTATAAGAGTAGTGCCGATATAGAATCTACTTTGAGTGAATTCCGCAAGCGCCATATTCCTATTGATAATATTGTTCAGGATTGGAATTATTGGAAGACCGATTCTTGGGGAGATCATACTTTTGAGTCTTCTCGCTATCCTAATCCACAGGCAATGCTTGACAGTGTTCATGCTCTTAATGGTCGTTTCATGATTTCTGTTTGGCCTAAATTCTATAGCAGTGTTAAGAACTATAAAGAGTTGGATGCCCATGGTTGGATGTATCATCAGGCAGTGAAAGATTCTATCTATGACTGGTTAGGATATTTAGGTTCATTCTATGATGCTTATGCACCAGGTGCCCGTAAGATGTTTTGGCGTCAGATGGACGAGAATCTATATAGTAAATATAAATTTGGTATAGATGCATGGTGGATGGATGCAAGTGAACCAAATGTTCGTGACTGTACTCCTATGTGGTATCGCAAGGCTCTCAGCGGTTCTACCGCTTTAGGTTCTACTACCGAGTATTTTAATGCTTATTCTCTTGTAAATGCCGATGCAATATATAATGGTCAGCGCAGTGTAAATCCAAATCAGCGTGTGTTTCTTTTGACACGTAGTGGATTTGCAGGTGAACAGCGTTACAGCACAGCAACATGGAGTGGGGATATTGGTACTCGCTGGGAGGATATGCGTGCTCAGATGACAGCGGGAATGAACTATAGTATCAGCGGACTTCCCTTCTGGGGGATGGATCAAGGAGGTTTCTGTGTAGAAAATCGTTATGTTGCAGCACAACAGTTGTATGATAAAACTGGTGAGGAAAATGAGGATTTGAAAGAATGGAGAGAACTTCAGACTAGATGGAATCAGTTTGGATGCTTTATACCTTTATATAGAACTCATGGACAATGGCCTTTGCGTGAGGTTTGGAATATAGCACCAGAGAGCCATCCTGCTTACAAGACCATTGTGGCTTATGACAAACTACGCTATCGCATGATGCCATATATGTATAGTCTGGCTGGTGCTGTTCATTTTAATGATTATACCATTATGCGTCCGCTTGTGATGGACTTTAATGGCGATGCCAATGTTTATGACATTAAAAATCAGTGGATGTTCGGTCCTGCTCTAATGGCTTGTCCGGTTGGTGTGTATAAAGCTCGCAGCCGTGAGGTTTATCTTCCTAAGCAGAGAGGATGGTATGATCTTTACACAAATAAATACTATGCCGGCGGACAGACGATTAATGCCGATGCTCCTTATGATAAGATTCCGGTATTCGTACCAGAAGGTTCAATAATTCCATTTGGTCCTGATATGGAGTGGAGTGATGAAAAGCCTGCCGAACTTATTAATCTGTATGTATATCAAGGTCATGATGGTGAGTTTACTCTCTATGAAGATGAAGGTACTAATTATAATTATGAAAAAGGTCACTATTCTACCATTAAGTTTACATATAATGATAAGATGAATACCTTAGTAATAGGTGACCTTAATGGTAATTATAACGGTATGGTTAAGAATCGCCGTTTTAATATTGTATATCATCGTAAGGGACAGACTGTTGCTAATGCATTAGACTTTGACAATATTTCTGGTACTATCGTTAAATACACAGGAAAATCGTTGTCTGTAAAATTGGAATAA